The following DNA comes from Arthrobacter sp. SLBN-83.
GGTGACATTGACAACCAAGGCCTGCGGGACAGCCTCCTGAACAAACTGGAAGACCACCAGCTGGGCGCGTTCATCCAGGAGCTGAAGGCCCAGTCGCAAAAACACGTCAGGGAGTACGCCGCCAACACCTTGATCCTGGTGGCGAACGCGCTGGCGGCATAGGCGAAACCACGCTGCGAACGTCAGGGCTCCCACACTGGCCCAGTTTTGGGACAGGACAAACGGCGGGAACCCTGTTTTTCAAGGTTCCCGCCGTCAAAACTGGGCCAGTCTGGCTGTTTACCGGCCCGCGTAGGGGTCGGAGATGCCGATGTATTGGGTGGTGGTGTACTCGGCGATGCCTTCGGAGCCGCCTTCGCGGCCAAGACCCGATTGCTTGACGCCGCCGAACGGTGCGGCAGCGTTGGAGATGACCCCGGCGTTGAACCCGACCATGCCGAACTCGATCTGCTCAGCCACCCTCAGGAGGCGGTTGAAGTCACGGCTGTAGAGGTAGGACGCGAGCCCGTACTCCGTGCTGTTGGCCAACCGGATGGCGTCTTCTTCACTGCTGAACGTGGTGACTGGCGCGACGGGGCCGAAGATTTCCTGGCCCAGGATCGCCGCGTCGTTAGGGACGTCCGCCAGGACCGTGGGCTGGTAGAAGTAGCCGGGCCCGTCCACGGGTGCGCCGCCGGTGACGGCAACGGCCCCGGCGTCGACGGCAGCCGTGACGAGGGTGTGGACGTCGTCGCGGGCGCCGCCGTCGATCAAAGGACCGACCTTCGTCTCTGGGTCGGTGCCGCGGCCGGTGGTCAAAGCCCCCATAGCGGCGGCGAACTTGCGGGTGAAATCGGAGGCGACGGTTTCGTGGACGAGGAAGCGGTTGGCTGCGGTGCAGGCTTCGCCCATGTTCCGCATTTTCGCGGCCATGGCGCCTTCGACGGCGGCGTCGAGGTCGGCGTCCTCGAACACGATGAAGGGTGCGTTCCCGCCGAGCTCCATGGAGGTGCGGAGGACGTTCTGGGCGGCGTCGGCCATGAGGCGTTTGCCGACTGGGGTGGAGCCGGTGAAGGAGACCTTCCGGAGGCGGGAGTCTTTCAGCAGTGGCCCGGAGATCCCCGAGGCGCTGGAGGAGGAGACGACGTTGAGGACCCCGGCGGGGAGGCCGGCGTCGAGCATGGTCTGTGCGAAGTGCTGCGCTGTCAATGGGGTGAGTTTGGCGGGTTTGAGGACCATGGTGCAGCCGGCGGCCACGGCGGGGGCGACCTTGCGGGTGGCCATGGCGAGGGGGAAGTTCCAGGGCGTGATGAGCAGGCAGGGCCCGACCGGTTTGTGCTGGACCAGGATCTTGTTCTTGCCCTCGGGGGTGGTGAGGTAGCGGCCGTAGTCGCGGGCGGTTTCCTCGGCGAACCAGCGCAGGAATTCGGCCCCGTAGGTGACTTCGCCGCGGGCCTCGGCCAGGGGCTTGCCCATCTCCAGGGTCATGAGCAGGGCGAAGTCCTCGGCGCGTTCGGTGACCAGGTCGAACGCCTTACGGAGGATCTCGGACCGAACGCGCGGCGCCGTCCGTGCCCAGGACGCCTGCGCGGCGTCGGCCGCGTCCAACGCCGCAACTGCGTCCTCGCTTGTAGCGGAGGCCAAGGTGGCGAGCACTTCCCCGGTGGCGGGATCGTGCACGTCGAACGTGCCGCCGTCGGACGCTTCCACCCACTTACCCCCAATCAAAAGGCCGGTGGGGACCGAGGCGAGCAGGGACGCCTCACGCTCCTGGCTGATGGCAGGGGGCAGCTCGGAAGTTACTGTCATTGAAGAGTCCTTAAGGGTCAGTAGCTGGCGGTTGCGTCGCCGTCGGTTGGCTTCACAAACCTTGCAGCAAGGGCTTCGGAGCCCCGGGCGAGGATGGCGACGTCGGCCCCCACCAGGATGAAGTTGGCGCCGTGATCGAGGTAGTGTCGGGCCGTGTCCGGGTTGAAGGCATTGACGCCGGCGGGCTTGCCCGCGGCCTTGGCGGCGGACAGGCAGTGTTCGACGGCGGCGCGCACCTCGGGGTGCTCCTGCTGTCCCAGCAGGCCCATGGAGGCGGCGAGGTCGGACGGGCCGACGAAGACAGCGTCCACACCGTCGACTTTGAGGATGTCCTCAACCGCTTCCACGGCGGCGGTGGATTCGATCTGAACGGTGACGCTGATGGTCTCATTGGCGCGGGCCAGGTAGTCCGGCACCCGGTTCCAGCGGGCTGCGCGGGCCAGTGCGGAGCCCACCCCGCGGACGCCCTGCGGCGGGTACCGGGTGGCGGCCACCGCGGCTTCGGCTTCGGCCACCGAGTTGACCATGGGAATCAACAGGTTCTGCACGCCCAGGTCCAGGTACTGCTTGATCACCACGGTGTCGTTGACCGGCGGCCGGACCAAAGTATGCACGGGGTAGCCGTGGATGGCCTGGAGCTGGGCCAGGATGGACTCGAGCCCGTTGGGGCTGTGCTCGGCGTCCACCAGCAGCCAGTCCAGTCCGGATCCGGCACAGAGTTCGGCGATGAGCGGGCTGCCGGAGCAGACCCACATGCCGGCCAGCGGCCGTCCCGCCTCCGCGAAGGCGGACCGGAACGTGTCCTCTATTCGAAACGGCATGTCACACTCCCCAGGGGGCCGTAGTCGGCGTGGACGGTATCGCCTTTGTAGACCCACATGGGGCGGGTGAAGGATCCCGCCAGGATGATGTCGCCGGCCTTCAGGGCGTCGCCATGGGCGGCGATCTTGTTGGCCAGCCAGTGCACGCCGTTGGCGGGGTGGTCCAGGACGCCGGCGGCCACGCCGGTTTCCTCCACGGTCTGGTTCTTGTAGAGGATGGCGGAGACCCAGCGCAGGTCCACGGCGTCTGGCTTTACAGGGTTGCCCCCGATCACCATGGCGCCCATGGCGGCGTTGTCCGAGATGGTGTCCACGATGGTCCGGCCCTCCATTTCGATCCTGGAGTCCAGGATCTCCAAGGCCGGAACCACGTAATCGGTCGCCTTCAGGACATCGAAGATGGTGACGCCGGGGCCCTTCAGCCCGTCCTTCAACACGAACGCCAGCTCAACCTCCACCCGCGGATGCGTGTACTGGTCCCACTGGACCGAGCAGCCGGTGTCCAGCACCATGTCATCGAAGATGGCGCCGTAGTCCGGTTCGGTGATGCCGGTGGCGGCCTGCATGGCCTTGGACGTGAGGCCGATCTTGCGCCCCACCAAGGTCCTTCCGGCATCCTCGTTGCGGCGCCGCCACAGCTGCTGCACCGCGTAGGAGTCCTCCACCGTCATCTCCGGGTACCGGGCGGTCAGGCGGGGAACAGGGGTGCGGGTGCGGCCTGCTTCCACCAGCTCGTCCGCGATGGCCTCAATCGTCTTCGGCTCAAGCATGGCTAGACCTGGACTCCCAGCTTGAAGCCGGTCCGGTCGCCTTCAGGTGAACCGTCCTTGCGGGTGTAGGAGAAGCCGTCGGCGCCCACGGTCACTGCCATCTCGCTCTTCTCCTCACGGACGATGACCGGCTGCGGGTTGCCGTCCAGGTCCAGGACCAGGGAGGCCTCGGTGTACCAGGACGGGACCACGGGGTTGCCCCACCAGTCGCGGCGCTGGTTGTCGTGGACGTCCCAGGTGATGGTGGGGTTGTCGGGGTCGCCGGTGTAGTAGTCCTGGGTGTAAATCTCGATGCGGTGGCCGTCCGGGTCCAGGATGTAGAGGTAGAACGCGTTGGAGACGCCGTGCCGGCCGGGGCCGCGTTCGATCCTGTCGCTGATGCGCAGGGCGCCCATCTTGTCGCAGATCTGGATGATGTTGTGCTTCTCGTGGGTGGCGAAGGCAACGTGGTGCATGCGCGGGCCGTTGCCACCGGTCAGGGCGGTATCGTGCACGGTCTGCTTGCGGTGCATCCAGGCGGCGTAGGTGACGCCGTCGGAATCCTTGATGTCCTCGGAGACGCGGAAGCCCAGATCCTCCAGGTACTTGCGGCCCTTGGGCACGTCAGGGGTGACCTGGTTGAAGTGGTCCAGCCGGACCAGTTCGCCGGCAGAGTAGAGGTCGTAGCGCTGGGTGAGGCGCTCAACGTGCTCCACCTCGTAGAAGAACTCGTAGGGGAAGCCCAGGGGGTCCTCAACGCGCACGGAGTCGCCGATGCCCTTGGTGAAGCCTTCTTTGCGGCGCTCAACCCGGCAGCCGAGTTCGCGGTAGTAGGCCTCGGCGGCGTCAACCTCGGCGGGGGACTTCACCCGGTAGGCGAAGGCGGCGACGGCGGCGATGGGGCCCTTGCGCAGCACCAGGTTGTGGTGGATGAATTCCTCCAGGGAGCGGAGGTAGATGGCGTTTTCGTCTTCCTCGGTGACGTGCAGGCCCAGGACGTCCACGTAGAACTCGCGTGACTTGGCGAGGTCGGTGACCACGATTTCCATGTAGGCGCAGCGGACGATGTCCGGAGCAGGGACGGTGGGGGTGGGAACGAAGTTGGTCATTGGATTCTCTCTTCTTTGAGCGGGGGCTTGGATAAGTACGACGACGGCCGGCGGCTTTGGTCCCGGAACTAGCCTTCGTTGCCGGCGGAGGCTTCGATGCTGCCGAACTTGGGGGTGTGGACGGTGCCGAGGGTGATGTGCACGGCCTGCTGGTCCGTGTAGAAGTCGATGGAGCGGTAGCCCCCCTCGTGGCCCAGGCCGGAGGCCTTGACGCCGCCGAACGGGGTGCGCAGGTCCCGGACGTTGTGGCTGTTCAGCCACACCATGCCGGCCTCAACGTTCTGCGAGAAGTTGTGCGCCCGGGTCAGGTTCTGAGTCCAGATGTACGCGGCCAGGCCGTACTTGGTGTTGTTGGCCAGCGCCAGGGCTTCGTCGTCGTTCTCGAACGGGGTGATGGCCACGACCGGTCCGAAGATTTCCTCCTGGAAGATCCGGGCGTCAGGGGCGACGTCGGCAAACACCGTGGGTGCGATGTAGTTGCCTTCGGGCAGGTGGTCCGGGCGGCCGCCGCCGGCCAGGAGCCGGCCTTCGGACTTGCCGATCTCCACGTAGGATGCGACCTTTTCGTAGTGTTCCGGGTGGACCAGGGCGCCAACCTGCGTCTTGGGATCGTGCGGATCGCCCACCACGATGTTCTTGGCCCGGGCGGCGTACTTTTCGCAGAACTCGTCGTAGATGGCGCGTTCCACGAGGATGCGGGAGCCGGCGGTGCAGCGTTCGCCGTTGAGTGAGAAGACGCCGAACAAGGCGGAGTCGATGGCGGCGTCCAGGTCAGCATCGGCAAACACGACGCACGGAGACTTGCCTCCGAGCTCCATGGACAGGCCCTTGAGGTTGGTGGCAGCGTTGCGGAAGATCGTCTGGCCGGTGGTGGTCTCGCCGGTAAAGGAGATCAGCGGGACGTCCGGGTGCTTGACCAGCGCGTCGCCGGCCTCCTCACCCAGGCCGTTGACCAGATTGAAGACGCCGTCGGGCAGACCGGCGTCCTTGAAGATGGTGGCCCACAGGGAGGCGGACAGGGGAGTGAACTCGGCCGGCTTGAGGACCACGGTGTTGCCGGTGGCCAGGGCTGGAGCGAGCTTCCAGGACTCCAGCATGAACGGGGTGTTCCACGGCGTGATGAGCCCGGCAACGCCGATCGGCTTGCGGTTCACGTAGTTGATCTGCGAGCCGGGGACCTTCATGGCGTCATCAAACTGGGCCACGATCAGGTCCGCGAAGAAGCGGAAGTTCTCGGCGGCGCGCAGGGCCTGGCCCTTGGCCTGGGTGATGGGCAGTCCGGTGTCGAAGGTTTCGAGTTCGGCGAGGCGTGCTTCCTGGGCTTCGACGGCATCGGCGATCTTGTTGAGGACCCGGGCTCGCTCGCGGGGCTTCATCCTGGGCCAGGGGCCATTGACGAACGCTTCACGGGCGGCGGCCACGGCCAGTTCGATGTCTTCCTTCTGGCCGGCGGCGGCGGTGGCGTAGTTCCGGTTGGACACTGGGTCCAGGACGTCGAACGTCTTTCCGGAGACCGAGTCCACGAACTTGCCGTTGATGTAGTGCTGGATGTGCGTGGGCAGATCCTCGGGAACGTAGTGCTTGGCGGTTTCTACAGAGGCAGTCATCGTTGAAGTCCTTACTGTGTTCTTTGCGTACAAGTGGTGTGTGCGTTCTGCCGGGCAGAGCGGCTAGGTGGTTTGGGCGAGGTAGGCGTCCAGAGTGGCGGTCCGGTGGAGCCGGGCTGCCTTTTCGATGGCGTCGGCGTCGGCTCCGGTCTCGATGAGTTTCAGCAGGTTCTCGTGTTCCTCCACGGAATCGCGGGCGCGGCCGGGGACGAAACGGAAGGTGGAGGACCGGAGGGATGCGAGCCGGTTCCAGCCGCGGT
Coding sequences within:
- a CDS encoding NAD-dependent succinate-semialdehyde dehydrogenase; this translates as MTVTSELPPAISQEREASLLASVPTGLLIGGKWVEASDGGTFDVHDPATGEVLATLASATSEDAVAALDAADAAQASWARTAPRVRSEILRKAFDLVTERAEDFALLMTLEMGKPLAEARGEVTYGAEFLRWFAEETARDYGRYLTTPEGKNKILVQHKPVGPCLLITPWNFPLAMATRKVAPAVAAGCTMVLKPAKLTPLTAQHFAQTMLDAGLPAGVLNVVSSSSASGISGPLLKDSRLRKVSFTGSTPVGKRLMADAAQNVLRTSMELGGNAPFIVFEDADLDAAVEGAMAAKMRNMGEACTAANRFLVHETVASDFTRKFAAAMGALTTGRGTDPETKVGPLIDGGARDDVHTLVTAAVDAGAVAVTGGAPVDGPGYFYQPTVLADVPNDAAILGQEIFGPVAPVTTFSSEEDAIRLANSTEYGLASYLYSRDFNRLLRVAEQIEFGMVGFNAGVISNAAAPFGGVKQSGLGREGGSEGIAEYTTTQYIGISDPYAGR
- a CDS encoding HpcH/HpaI aldolase family protein, whose amino-acid sequence is MPFRIEDTFRSAFAEAGRPLAGMWVCSGSPLIAELCAGSGLDWLLVDAEHSPNGLESILAQLQAIHGYPVHTLVRPPVNDTVVIKQYLDLGVQNLLIPMVNSVAEAEAAVAATRYPPQGVRGVGSALARAARWNRVPDYLARANETISVTVQIESTAAVEAVEDILKVDGVDAVFVGPSDLAASMGLLGQQEHPEVRAAVEHCLSAAKAAGKPAGVNAFNPDTARHYLDHGANFILVGADVAILARGSEALAARFVKPTDGDATASY
- the hpaH gene encoding 2-oxo-hept-4-ene-1,7-dioate hydratase, with protein sequence MLEPKTIEAIADELVEAGRTRTPVPRLTARYPEMTVEDSYAVQQLWRRRNEDAGRTLVGRKIGLTSKAMQAATGITEPDYGAIFDDMVLDTGCSVQWDQYTHPRVEVELAFVLKDGLKGPGVTIFDVLKATDYVVPALEILDSRIEMEGRTIVDTISDNAAMGAMVIGGNPVKPDAVDLRWVSAILYKNQTVEETGVAAGVLDHPANGVHWLANKIAAHGDALKAGDIILAGSFTRPMWVYKGDTVHADYGPLGSVTCRFE
- the hpaD gene encoding 3,4-dihydroxyphenylacetate 2,3-dioxygenase encodes the protein MTNFVPTPTVPAPDIVRCAYMEIVVTDLAKSREFYVDVLGLHVTEEDENAIYLRSLEEFIHHNLVLRKGPIAAVAAFAYRVKSPAEVDAAEAYYRELGCRVERRKEGFTKGIGDSVRVEDPLGFPYEFFYEVEHVERLTQRYDLYSAGELVRLDHFNQVTPDVPKGRKYLEDLGFRVSEDIKDSDGVTYAAWMHRKQTVHDTALTGGNGPRMHHVAFATHEKHNIIQICDKMGALRISDRIERGPGRHGVSNAFYLYILDPDGHRIEIYTQDYYTGDPDNPTITWDVHDNQRRDWWGNPVVPSWYTEASLVLDLDGNPQPVIVREEKSEMAVTVGADGFSYTRKDGSPEGDRTGFKLGVQV
- the hpaE gene encoding 5-carboxymethyl-2-hydroxymuconate semialdehyde dehydrogenase gives rise to the protein MTASVETAKHYVPEDLPTHIQHYINGKFVDSVSGKTFDVLDPVSNRNYATAAAGQKEDIELAVAAAREAFVNGPWPRMKPRERARVLNKIADAVEAQEARLAELETFDTGLPITQAKGQALRAAENFRFFADLIVAQFDDAMKVPGSQINYVNRKPIGVAGLITPWNTPFMLESWKLAPALATGNTVVLKPAEFTPLSASLWATIFKDAGLPDGVFNLVNGLGEEAGDALVKHPDVPLISFTGETTTGQTIFRNAATNLKGLSMELGGKSPCVVFADADLDAAIDSALFGVFSLNGERCTAGSRILVERAIYDEFCEKYAARAKNIVVGDPHDPKTQVGALVHPEHYEKVASYVEIGKSEGRLLAGGGRPDHLPEGNYIAPTVFADVAPDARIFQEEIFGPVVAITPFENDDEALALANNTKYGLAAYIWTQNLTRAHNFSQNVEAGMVWLNSHNVRDLRTPFGGVKASGLGHEGGYRSIDFYTDQQAVHITLGTVHTPKFGSIEASAGNEG